The following proteins come from a genomic window of Paenibacillus swuensis:
- the rpsR gene encoding 30S ribosomal protein S18: protein MAFQKRENNNEERGERKFGGRKGGRNKRRKVCFFTVNKIKHIDYKDTDLLKKFISERGKILPRRVTGTSAKYQRALTIAIKRSRQIALLPYTTE, encoded by the coding sequence ATGGCTTTCCAAAAAAGAGAAAACAACAATGAAGAGCGCGGCGAGCGTAAGTTCGGCGGTCGTAAAGGCGGACGTAACAAGCGTCGCAAAGTTTGCTTCTTCACTGTAAACAAAATCAAGCACATTGACTATAAAGATACAGACTTGCTCAAGAAGTTTATCAGCGAACGCGGAAAAATTCTTCCTCGCCGTGTAACCGGAACAAGTGCTAAATATCAACGTGCGTTGACGATCGCGATTAAGCGCTCCCGTCAAATCGCTTTGCTGCCTTACACAACTGAGTAA
- the ssb gene encoding single-stranded DNA-binding protein: MLNRVILIGRLTKDPELRYTPAGVAVTQFSLAVDRNFKDQNGEREADFINIVTWRQLAETCANYLRKGRLTAVEGRIQTRNYDNNEGKRVYVTEVVADNVRFLESNKSEGGNSNSGGFNREEGSGGSYGKGNNSRGNQDPFSDDGKPIDISDDDLPF; the protein is encoded by the coding sequence TTGTTGAATCGTGTTATTCTAATCGGTAGATTAACGAAAGATCCGGAACTGCGTTACACGCCGGCTGGCGTTGCCGTAACCCAGTTTTCGCTTGCGGTTGACCGTAACTTTAAAGATCAGAACGGTGAAAGAGAAGCCGATTTTATTAATATTGTTACTTGGAGACAACTTGCGGAGACTTGCGCGAACTATCTGCGTAAAGGCCGTTTAACCGCGGTTGAAGGCAGAATTCAGACGCGCAACTACGACAACAACGAAGGTAAACGCGTTTACGTAACTGAAGTCGTAGCTGATAATGTTCGCTTCCTGGAATCGAATAAGTCAGAAGGCGGCAACAGTAACAGTGGCGGATTTAATCGCGAAGAAGGATCAGGCGGAAGCTACGGAAAAGGAAACAATTCGCGAGGCAATCAGGATCCGTTCTCCGACGATGGCAAACCGATTGATATATCGGATGATGATCTGCCATTCTAG
- a CDS encoding YjzC family protein — MGEQSLFEPGQKAPNNGIYYEVGEDDFHMNINNPKQVELSKGDKFPELTNHNRKWRRKGTH; from the coding sequence ATGGGTGAACAATCCCTGTTTGAACCTGGGCAAAAAGCGCCGAACAACGGCATTTACTATGAAGTCGGTGAAGACGATTTTCATATGAATATTAACAACCCCAAGCAAGTGGAGCTCAGCAAAGGCGACAAGTTTCCGGAGCTGACCAACCATAACCGCAAGTGGCGCCGCAAAGGCACACATTAA
- a CDS encoding DUF2232 domain-containing protein, whose protein sequence is MNNRWKPYLWAFIYVALLLLMLTPFNFVAMSLLLVPLLSLFVLLDVKRFAVVLIALCGIPFLLLQSVGLFTLILTLFFAIPAVVMGTLYKKEKSAMMVLTSGIITVLGVMVAGFAISGLLGFNIGQSVSGLVEETMKALPSVYDTVMPEGYAQDLAGFIIQLIPLYMILGSFYFVSIGHTVTRRLLLRQGIVLPKLPPFRNWMLPKALVFYYLIAMVLNIFISPDDESTLSVVLVNMIPLLNIAFSIQAFSFLCFVADLKKWNKFWLVLGLAAVLFFPPLSLLGVFDTAFPIRQRLKN, encoded by the coding sequence TTGAATAATCGTTGGAAGCCCTATCTATGGGCATTTATTTATGTAGCCTTACTATTGCTGATGCTGACGCCGTTTAATTTCGTCGCGATGAGCTTGCTTCTGGTACCTTTACTGAGCTTGTTCGTTCTGTTGGATGTGAAGCGGTTCGCGGTCGTTCTGATCGCACTGTGCGGCATTCCGTTCTTATTGCTGCAATCGGTGGGTTTATTTACGTTAATCCTCACCCTGTTCTTTGCTATTCCCGCTGTGGTCATGGGCACGCTCTATAAGAAGGAAAAGAGCGCGATGATGGTATTAACTTCGGGTATTATCACGGTATTGGGTGTTATGGTGGCAGGCTTCGCCATAAGCGGGTTGCTGGGCTTTAATATCGGTCAATCTGTTTCCGGTCTGGTGGAAGAAACGATGAAGGCATTGCCTTCCGTGTACGACACGGTTATGCCGGAGGGTTACGCGCAGGACTTGGCTGGATTTATCATTCAATTGATCCCGTTGTATATGATTCTGGGATCGTTCTATTTTGTCAGCATTGGTCATACGGTTACTCGACGTCTGTTGCTCAGACAGGGCATTGTTCTGCCGAAGTTGCCTCCGTTCCGGAATTGGATGCTGCCGAAGGCGCTGGTATTCTATTATTTAATTGCTATGGTTCTTAATATTTTCATTTCACCCGACGATGAATCGACGCTTTCCGTCGTTCTGGTTAACATGATTCCGCTGCTGAATATTGCTTTCTCTATTCAGGCCTTTAGTTTTCTGTGTTTCGTGGCTGACTTAAAAAAATGGAACAAGTTCTGGTTGGTGCTTGGTTTGGCCGCTGTTCTCTTCTTCCCTCCGCTGAGCTTGCTCGGTGTATTCGATACGGCGTTCCCGATCCGGCAGAGGTTGAAAAATTAA
- a CDS encoding CBS domain-containing protein has product MNIAFFLLPKKEVACMSMESTLRQTLERMEYHRYTAVPILNENGEYVGTVTEGDLLWFIKNTAELSFHEASRYHLSDVPLRLQNKSVRIDANMVDLINLVKLQNFVPVVDDTNKFIGIVRRSDVIDYCAKFALKELSAKA; this is encoded by the coding sequence ATGAATATTGCTTTTTTTCTGTTACCTAAGAAAGAAGTAGCCTGTATGTCCATGGAATCGACACTACGTCAGACGCTGGAACGCATGGAATACCACAGATACACGGCCGTACCGATTCTGAATGAGAACGGGGAATACGTGGGCACTGTAACGGAGGGCGACTTGCTATGGTTTATTAAAAATACAGCCGAGCTCTCATTCCATGAAGCTTCACGCTATCATTTGTCAGATGTCCCTTTACGTCTGCAGAACAAAAGTGTTCGCATTGATGCCAATATGGTCGACTTAATCAATTTGGTTAAATTACAGAATTTCGTACCCGTTGTAGATGACACTAATAAATTTATAGGTATCGTTCGGAGAAGTGACGTTATTGATTATTGTGCCAAATTCGCATTGAAAGAACTTTCCGCGAAGGCTTAA
- a CDS encoding mechanosensitive ion channel family protein, translating to MVNNVGKWTPQQFWTSLTDIGTWTLIGWVALKIILMIVLGRILVGIVFKILDQAMKERDVKRIKIDTRRTQTIVKLVKNVVSSTVYFIIILMVLAEIGLDLAPLLAGAGVLGLAIGFGAQTLVKDIITGFFIIFEDQFAVGDTIQAGTYKGTVEMIGLRTTRLKSWTGEVHFIPNGSIVQVTNYSLNNSIAVVDVTVPIDLDVDTSIESIKTTVQREFDKSEDMVKPPEVLGIQSVGTADVVIRVTAECKTNTHLAVSRLLNAEIKRALDDVKANAAASAANKGDVY from the coding sequence ATGGTGAACAATGTAGGCAAATGGACGCCCCAGCAATTCTGGACAAGTTTAACCGACATCGGCACATGGACTCTGATCGGATGGGTCGCGTTAAAGATTATTCTGATGATCGTGCTGGGACGCATTCTCGTCGGTATCGTCTTTAAAATTCTGGATCAAGCCATGAAAGAACGCGATGTAAAGCGAATCAAGATCGACACGAGGCGAACCCAAACCATCGTTAAGTTGGTCAAAAATGTCGTGTCATCCACGGTATATTTCATTATTATTCTCATGGTACTAGCGGAGATTGGATTGGACCTGGCTCCATTATTGGCAGGAGCGGGTGTGCTCGGTTTAGCGATCGGATTCGGGGCGCAGACGTTGGTGAAAGATATTATAACCGGCTTCTTCATTATTTTTGAGGATCAGTTCGCGGTGGGGGACACGATTCAAGCCGGAACTTATAAAGGCACGGTAGAGATGATCGGATTACGCACAACGAGATTGAAGAGCTGGACAGGCGAGGTTCATTTTATCCCGAACGGTTCGATTGTGCAGGTTACGAATTATTCTCTGAACAACTCCATCGCTGTGGTGGACGTGACGGTACCGATCGATCTGGATGTGGATACGTCGATTGAGTCCATAAAGACTACGGTGCAAAGAGAGTTTGATAAAAGTGAAGACATGGTGAAACCGCCGGAGGTATTGGGCATTCAATCCGTAGGTACGGCCGATGTGGTCATCCGGGTTACCGCCGAGTGCAAAACAAATACGCACCTTGCCGTATCCCGATTGTTAAACGCGGAGATCAAGCGTGCGCTGGATGATGTCAAAGCTAATGCGGCCGCATCCGCAGCAAACAAAGGCGATGTGTATTAA
- a CDS encoding CHASE3 domain-containing protein produces MKNLRMSLRAKIITSYLLLIVCLSGSVIYIGSQMQHLSKQAESLENHLKYTTQLTYNLEKHLLEIETGMRGYLLSGDMAYLEPYNDGKSLWSGDYNALVSELSENPEQQRNLEELKKDADAWINDVVDPLILLRQEGNSTETLKKFRTNSGLQEFEQLRIQLQSFKENEEAITGQQVDDLNKANQAMVLAFYASWFGIIILVLIVAYITSRTVVGTIGQVTQLINDMTTSDGGRRARLTLKTNDEIGDLVQATNRLFDKYEQENWVEKKSNEFAMMYFEMKDTTELTDAFIRTLSAELKLPYGAVYLSTVTDGHEYVRTATYAGIQPLIDKDTVAFTLGEGLVGQCARNRQVIKVEGNLTDTKIVSGLGHTTPRSLLLSPIEFDGSILGVVELASLQEFTEMEQEMVQRVVTALGITLHNVQRGMELTSLYSESQTMNEELMTHTEELQAQSEELQVQADQLQTMVNQLENQKQLLETQSAEVEESKMEIEKYAEQLEESSRYKSEFLANMSHELRTPLNSMLILAQFLSDNSNGTLTEDELDYAKHIHSSGTDLMILISDILDISKVEAGKLSMQIAPALLVETMESLERDFRPVADKKKLQFHVQTQADLPETIQTDPMRLQQILKNFLSNAMKFTEQGSVTLNLREAHSHELEIYALSAETQPYLAFDVIDTGIGIKASEQGAVFNAFEQADSGIERKYGGTGLGLSISKELARLLGGMIYLVSKEGEGSTFTLLLPVDSNVAIARQEDAEARNLQSKAPSEPIYEQSAAALEVVEEAPAERLVHAKGNHVLLVDDDPRNIYALTQPLLARGLRVGTAGTGKESIEYLKEHPDVCLVLMDMMMPEMNGYEATRVIRTELGLDLPIIALTAKAMKQDREKCLEAGASDYISKPIDTAQLFSLMAVWISGSSN; encoded by the coding sequence TTGAAAAACTTAAGAATGAGCCTGCGTGCCAAAATTATAACGAGTTATTTATTACTCATTGTCTGTCTATCGGGGTCTGTCATTTATATTGGGTCCCAAATGCAACATTTAAGCAAACAAGCAGAATCGTTAGAGAATCATTTGAAATATACAACCCAGCTTACCTACAACTTGGAGAAACACTTGCTAGAAATTGAAACGGGCATGAGAGGTTACTTGCTTTCAGGGGATATGGCTTATCTGGAGCCTTATAACGACGGAAAATCCCTATGGAGCGGCGATTATAATGCTTTGGTCAGCGAACTATCCGAAAACCCGGAACAACAGCGAAATTTGGAAGAATTGAAGAAGGACGCCGATGCATGGATCAACGACGTTGTGGATCCTCTGATTTTGCTTAGACAAGAGGGCAACTCAACAGAAACATTGAAAAAATTCAGAACAAATAGCGGACTCCAAGAATTCGAGCAATTACGGATCCAACTTCAATCTTTTAAAGAAAACGAAGAGGCAATAACAGGTCAACAGGTAGATGACTTAAACAAGGCAAACCAAGCGATGGTTCTCGCTTTTTATGCCAGCTGGTTCGGTATCATTATCTTAGTACTGATTGTTGCTTATATCACATCCAGAACGGTGGTAGGAACGATTGGTCAAGTAACCCAGTTAATTAACGACATGACAACCTCAGACGGTGGAAGACGAGCAAGGTTAACTTTGAAAACCAACGACGAGATCGGTGATTTGGTTCAAGCGACCAACCGGCTATTCGATAAATATGAACAAGAGAATTGGGTAGAGAAGAAGAGCAATGAGTTCGCCATGATGTATTTTGAAATGAAAGACACCACAGAACTAACAGACGCCTTTATCCGCACGCTATCGGCTGAACTCAAGCTGCCTTATGGGGCGGTCTATCTCTCCACTGTCACAGACGGACATGAATATGTAAGGACTGCAACTTATGCGGGTATCCAGCCGTTGATCGATAAAGATACCGTTGCGTTCACACTTGGTGAAGGGCTTGTAGGACAGTGTGCGCGAAACCGACAGGTAATCAAGGTAGAGGGTAATCTTACAGACACGAAAATCGTCTCCGGACTAGGACATACTACGCCCAGAAGTTTGTTATTATCTCCGATCGAATTCGATGGAAGTATTCTGGGCGTGGTAGAGCTCGCCAGTTTACAAGAGTTCACTGAGATGGAGCAGGAAATGGTTCAGCGTGTGGTAACGGCTCTGGGAATTACACTGCATAACGTACAAAGAGGCATGGAATTAACTTCACTCTATAGTGAGTCACAGACGATGAATGAAGAGCTCATGACCCATACAGAGGAGCTTCAAGCGCAATCGGAGGAGCTTCAGGTGCAAGCGGACCAATTGCAGACGATGGTGAATCAGCTGGAAAACCAAAAGCAGCTGCTGGAAACGCAATCCGCGGAAGTCGAAGAATCAAAAATGGAAATCGAGAAATACGCAGAGCAGCTAGAGGAAAGTTCCCGATATAAATCGGAATTTCTGGCGAACATGTCACATGAGCTGCGCACTCCGTTGAATTCCATGCTGATTCTGGCGCAATTTCTATCGGATAATTCAAACGGCACGCTCACTGAAGATGAGCTTGATTACGCCAAGCATATTCATTCGTCGGGAACGGATTTAATGATTCTAATCAGCGATATACTGGATATATCCAAAGTAGAGGCGGGGAAGCTGTCTATGCAGATTGCTCCAGCCCTGCTGGTTGAAACGATGGAAAGCTTGGAGCGTGACTTCAGACCGGTTGCTGATAAGAAGAAACTGCAATTTCATGTTCAAACGCAAGCCGATTTGCCGGAGACGATTCAGACCGATCCGATGCGATTGCAACAAATCTTGAAAAACTTCCTCTCCAACGCTATGAAGTTTACTGAACAAGGGAGCGTTACCCTGAACCTTCGTGAAGCTCACTCACATGAGCTGGAGATATATGCCTTGTCAGCCGAAACACAACCTTACCTGGCCTTCGATGTCATTGATACCGGTATCGGTATCAAGGCAAGTGAGCAAGGTGCGGTATTCAATGCTTTTGAACAAGCGGATTCGGGAATTGAACGGAAGTACGGGGGAACCGGATTAGGGTTGTCGATTTCCAAGGAATTGGCAAGATTGCTGGGCGGCATGATTTATCTGGTTAGCAAGGAGGGGGAGGGCAGCACATTTACGTTGTTGCTCCCTGTGGATTCTAATGTTGCGATTGCCCGCCAAGAGGATGCTGAGGCGCGGAACTTGCAATCTAAAGCACCTTCTGAACCGATATATGAACAGAGTGCGGCGGCATTAGAGGTCGTGGAAGAAGCACCGGCGGAGCGGCTTGTTCATGCTAAAGGCAACCATGTGTTGTTGGTGGACGATGATCCTAGGAATATCTACGCCTTAACGCAACCACTGCTGGCTAGGGGCTTGCGAGTAGGCACAGCGGGGACTGGTAAGGAAAGCATAGAGTATCTTAAAGAACACCCTGACGTATGTTTGGTTCTTATGGATATGATGATGCCCGAAATGAACGGTTATGAGGCTACACGTGTTATCCGCACTGAATTGGGGCTGGATTTGCCGATTATCGCGCTTACAGCGAAAGCGATGAAACAGGATCGGGAGAAGTGTCTGGAAGCGGGAGCGTCGGACTATATCAGCAAGCCCATTGATACGGCGCAATTATTTTCACTCATGGCAGTATGGATATCGGGGTCATCGAATTAA
- a CDS encoding DHH family phosphoesterase: MPKFLLTRWHGLHMIWTFIFMLALTIGLAIFRLELGLVALLISGLLAYYTLAAEKAFRQELSDYIGTLSHRVKRAGNEVMNELPIGILLYNEDRTIEWHNPYVARMADKESLIGVPMDDIFPLLKGKKDKESSYEISLGSKVYQIHMKAEERLLYFSDVTELRTILKQYEEERIVLGIVMMDNLDEVTQGMDDQSRSLMMSKVTNQIADWAQEYDIYIKRITSDKYLLVMDQGTLTKLEQTRFELLDEIREMTAEHKLPVTVSMGIAGGSTHLIELGQLTQTSLDMALGRGGDQVAVKIGQRLSFYGGKSNAVEKRTRVRARVISHALRDLIQESDRVVIVGHKNPDMDAIGAAIGMLKAVHLSGKEGYIVLEGINPSIQRLMAILTEDERISASFITPEESLQIVEPRSLVIVLDTHKASMLKEPRILQQTHRIVIVDHHRRGEDFIQDAILVYMEPYASSTCELVTELLQYFHDPMDLDALEATALLAGIVVDTKHFSVQTGARTFEAASYLRRHGADSTMVQKLLKENLDDYMKKAEIVKQAEIYKGHIALAVSEPGHKAPQLMIAQVADTLLNMNDILASFVVSERPDGMVGISARSTGQINVQVIMERLGGGGHLTNAATQMECTLQAAVYRLKQVLNQLEEEEGLFE; this comes from the coding sequence ATGCCCAAATTTTTGCTAACCCGTTGGCACGGACTTCATATGATATGGACTTTCATTTTCATGCTGGCGTTAACGATTGGGCTCGCGATATTCCGTCTGGAGCTGGGTTTAGTCGCTTTATTGATTAGCGGTTTGCTTGCATACTACACCTTGGCCGCGGAGAAGGCATTCAGACAAGAATTAAGTGATTATATCGGAACGCTATCCCATCGGGTGAAACGGGCCGGCAATGAAGTGATGAACGAATTGCCAATCGGAATACTGTTGTACAACGAAGATCGAACGATTGAATGGCATAATCCCTATGTTGCGCGCATGGCTGATAAAGAATCCTTGATCGGTGTTCCTATGGATGACATATTTCCACTCCTTAAAGGTAAGAAGGATAAAGAATCTTCATATGAAATTTCGCTAGGCAGCAAAGTTTATCAAATTCATATGAAAGCCGAAGAACGACTGCTGTATTTCAGCGATGTTACCGAATTGCGCACGATTCTGAAGCAATACGAGGAAGAACGCATTGTCCTAGGTATTGTCATGATGGATAATCTGGATGAAGTGACGCAAGGCATGGATGATCAGAGCCGCAGTCTGATGATGTCCAAGGTAACCAATCAGATCGCGGATTGGGCCCAAGAATACGATATTTATATTAAACGGATTACTTCCGATAAATATTTACTGGTTATGGATCAAGGGACGTTGACAAAGTTGGAGCAAACCCGGTTTGAGCTCCTCGATGAGATTCGGGAGATGACCGCGGAGCATAAACTGCCTGTAACGGTCTCAATGGGGATCGCCGGGGGCTCGACCCATCTGATCGAGCTGGGTCAGTTGACCCAGACCAGCTTAGACATGGCGCTAGGCCGGGGCGGTGATCAGGTCGCTGTGAAAATTGGCCAACGCTTATCGTTCTACGGCGGCAAATCCAATGCGGTAGAGAAGCGCACCCGCGTCCGCGCCCGGGTCATATCGCACGCGCTGCGCGATCTTATCCAAGAGAGTGACCGTGTCGTAATTGTCGGTCACAAAAATCCGGATATGGATGCCATCGGGGCAGCCATCGGGATGCTCAAAGCCGTTCATCTGAGCGGCAAGGAAGGCTACATCGTATTGGAAGGGATTAACCCTTCCATTCAGCGGCTCATGGCCATCCTTACGGAAGATGAACGCATCAGCGCAAGCTTCATCACACCTGAAGAATCACTCCAGATTGTTGAGCCGCGTAGTCTGGTCATTGTTCTGGACACGCATAAAGCTTCTATGCTGAAAGAGCCGAGGATTCTGCAACAGACGCATCGCATCGTCATCGTGGATCACCATCGTCGCGGCGAGGATTTCATCCAGGACGCCATATTGGTCTATATGGAACCCTATGCTTCCTCCACTTGTGAACTGGTGACTGAGCTCTTGCAGTACTTCCATGATCCGATGGATCTGGATGCGCTCGAAGCCACAGCGCTGCTGGCCGGTATAGTCGTCGACACGAAGCATTTCTCCGTGCAGACGGGCGCAAGAACATTTGAAGCGGCATCCTATTTACGCAGACATGGAGCGGATTCCACGATGGTCCAGAAGCTGCTTAAAGAGAATCTCGATGATTACATGAAGAAAGCCGAAATTGTAAAGCAAGCGGAAATCTACAAAGGGCATATCGCGCTCGCGGTATCCGAACCCGGACATAAAGCGCCCCAACTCATGATTGCGCAAGTAGCGGATACGCTGCTGAATATGAATGATATCCTGGCGTCCTTCGTCGTCAGCGAGAGACCGGACGGGATGGTCGGGATCAGCGCCAGATCCACGGGACAGATCAACGTTCAGGT
- the rpsF gene encoding 30S ribosomal protein S6 has product MRKYEVMYIIRTDIEQEAIQSTVEKFQGIITNNGGEITKHDVMGKRRLAYEIEKFRDGVYVLVNFTAEPSVVAELERVMKISDEIIRYLITQDVTA; this is encoded by the coding sequence ATGCGCAAATATGAAGTCATGTACATTATCCGTACGGATATTGAACAGGAAGCTATTCAATCCACAGTTGAAAAATTCCAAGGCATCATCACCAACAACGGTGGCGAAATTACCAAGCACGATGTAATGGGTAAGCGCCGTCTTGCGTATGAGATCGAGAAGTTCCGTGACGGAGTTTATGTTCTGGTTAATTTTACAGCAGAACCATCCGTTGTCGCTGAACTTGAGCGTGTAATGAAGATTTCCGACGAAATCATTCGTTACCTGATCACTCAAGACGTTACTGCTTAA
- a CDS encoding DUF951 domain-containing protein has translation MEPKQFQLGDVVMMKKPHPCGTNEMEIIRMGMDIRVKCVGCKHSVMIPRAQFEKKMKKVLRSAPPKEQ, from the coding sequence ATGGAACCGAAGCAATTCCAACTGGGCGATGTAGTGATGATGAAGAAGCCTCATCCTTGCGGCACGAACGAAATGGAGATCATCCGCATGGGAATGGATATCCGGGTTAAGTGTGTAGGCTGCAAGCATAGCGTGATGATTCCCAGAGCCCAATTCGAGAAGAAGATGAAGAAAGTGCTTCGATCGGCGCCGCCTAAGGAGCAGTAA